The following is a genomic window from Anopheles aquasalis chromosome 3, idAnoAquaMG_Q_19, whole genome shotgun sequence.
CGTGCCGTGACCGGATCCAAATGGGACCAGCAACCGAGCGATCCTTGCGAGTGCGAGCAAAATGAAAGACGAAGACGAGACGCTTGTTAGAACCCAAAAGCCCAATCCCGGGGGTTAACCTTCGGATCCTTGGAATCTTGTTTGCATACCTTGCGGGCACTGCAGGGTAACGGATCCACCGAGTTCCACCTCCATCTGGCCACCCTTgaagttgttgttggtccCGGTTTGGTCACTGCCACCGGATGTACCGCCCGATGGTACGGCACCGGTGCCGGCaccggacgaggaggaaggaTTCAGCACCGACCCAgaggaagacgatgatgacgaggaggaggaggaggacgcggaggacgatgacgccgatgacgaggacgaagaaggTGACAGCGGGGGATCCTGTTCGACCGGTTCCGAGGTGACATCCACCGGTTCATCTAAGGAAAGACAAGAATATATGAGCTTGGGGCAGGAAATACAGAgcaagaaatcgaaaaatcatttCGATTGCTGGTCTGGTTGCGCTGGTTCGTTTGCCACGAGCTGTGCAAAGCAGGTGAATCCAATTCCCGTCCAATCACTGATTGATTTGGATTCGCAGCACCTTTTGccaattgatttttaattggatatttttaatttatgtcaGCGAGCGGCGTTCGGGTGCATCCAGGGGACGGAGTGAGCAGGACCTTAGGGTTCATCACAGCACAGAGTGAAGGTTGGCTGTGTGCGCTCCGGTGACCCACTTTGCGATGGCAAcgatttgaaaattaatttttaattagttttagCTCGAAGTCGGTGTGCGCTCCGGAGCACCGGTTCTGGCACGCGGGAAGTTAAGGAAGCTCGAAGCCCAAGGTGCATATCGCACCAGGAGTGAGACGAGCGAATCAAAAAGTTAAAGGAACCATCATTAGTGcctttctctgctgctgctaatggatGGTTTCAACTTTTCCAATGATTCCCCCTACGCTGAGCTTCACAGTCTGCCCTTCACCAGGCATCCATAACTTAGAAATCCCTCCCCCGGAAATGAATACCATTCCGGGCGAGAGCTACACGGGTGCACGGCGCAGCATGGCAAATTGAAACCGAACCAAGCGAAATGAGGCTATCAGATGGGCTTTTCACAAGCACCGTGATACGATACTCACAGCGTACGCTCAGATAGTAACCGATGCTCGAGTACTGGAAGTTGAGATGACGCGAGGTACACTTGTACCAACCGGAATGCTCCCGGCGGATCGAGCTGAAGTTCAGGAAACCGTCACCGATCTGCGGTACGGGCGTATCACCGTCATCCTTCTGCCAGACCGGCGTACTCGGTGGATTCGAATCGACGTCGCACTTGAGTGAAACTTCGATTCCTTCGCGCAGCGGATACCCGAAGCCCGGGGTGCGCGTGATGGCGAACGATGGTGTATCTGCAGGGGGAATTCGGAAGAatcggaagaaagaaaaagaaagaagggtAAAAATGATAGAAACCGACCATAACCGATATGTTAATCTAGCTCTTCGTCGCCGCCAGCGCGGAAAGATGAATGGAACATTCCCAACTCACACTGCACATCGAGCAGAATCGATGCATTCTGGCGCACTTTCAGCGTCGGATGTTCCATGATGCAGAGGATGCGGGCGTTGTGGTGCACCCGGAAGACGGCCGGCAGTTTCACCTCCGAGATGGCACCACTGTTTCTCCGGTACGGTTCCTTGTCCTTTttgcggggggaggaggaggcggcaCAGCGGAAGCAAGAGGAAACACACGGAAACGTTGTCAGTAGTCATCACGGATTGGATTGCAAACCGGCAAGCGCCGCCTTTCCGCttaccttctccttcttgatTTCCTGCAGTTCCAGCACCTCGCTCGAGATTTTCTGTGCGTGCCGGTCAATACCGGGACTCAGCAGTACCTCCCAGGTGAGCGTCGGTTTGGGATTTCCACCCTCGCTCACGCAGGCCAGCGTTAGCTCGGAGTTTTCCTTCACCGGGATGAACATGTTGCCGGCATCGAGGCGCCGCGAATCGATCAGCAGATACGGTTCTTTCGGTGGATCTGTGGGCGAAGGATTGCAAGTGAGTCAGTCGCACGGGTAATGAAGCGCAAATCGCGCAATGATCGAAGTGCTTGCTCTTTGTTGGGGAGAGTGCATATTGTCCCGGGACTTGGGACTAAGCTAAGTGATTGCCTATCGAGCAGTGGGAAAGGTTGAAGATTGGAGTAAAATTAAGGAGGCGCTAAGGTATTTcaactgatcctttcaagattATTGCGTAaaatttttgaatcaatcgaagaggaactgacaaagataaagatttttgaaaatctgcgtTCGATACAAGTCTCagtgcagctcgctactttggggcgcgttttccaaaaccaacgttttcaatgtcGGTGCCCACCATAGCATAGAAACTACTGGACCgtaccatttaaaaaaaataacacttTTTCAGGACCCTATTATCCCGGTGCCCCATCGACTTTTCAAAAACTACGCTGATACTTttatttaaacaattatgtaaaattctTTTTTTCAGAGAAAATCGTTAAAAGCATCCCAACAGCAAAAGGTCCCTTCATCTTCAAAAAATTACCACAACTCTAAAAATTGgacattcaacaaaaacacgacGGGAcgacctggataaacttataatctatgaaaataatattgatttgtgttttgctgatgacccatcacgcagctatgagCCGTTGAAATGAGCTGTGTCTgttccgaatcaaaagacttgcccgtttaagcgacgaacccggtttgatctttgatcaatccgtcaccatcataatgtgataactttttcaacttcaaaaaactTTCACAAAtcaaaaaattggaaatttaacaaaacctCGACGGTGTTACCTGCATCAACTTATGAACTAACGAAAAAAcatattgatttgttttgttcagaTGGCGCAGTGCGAGGCTACGAtgtgcaccggaaaaagtacctgtTCAAAGACATGTcttcttaaatttgatgccagcGATGAAGTATTTGATAAATCTTCTCAAAAATAAGATCAAACAATCttgaaaaattgtagtttaatatgatatTCACTTGAGGATAATAAACTCAATAATTTTTTCACAACAATTCGCCAAAAATTAGCCTTTTTTTAACCTTAGCCACCCCTTGAGGAAAAAGATTCATTGCAAACCATTGTCCGTTAATAAACCGGATGATGTTTTCTAATTAACTAAACTCGGACTTTAAACTAAACTCGGACTCGGGAACGGATTTTAAACAAGCACCTGTCGCTACGTGCTCTACACGCCACATTCCTTTCAGACggcaaacagaaaaacacccgaaaaaacacccaaacacCTACCCAACACGATAAGCTTGATTGGCCGCCCGTTGAAGAAGAATCCGCGAGCATTCTCCGCCTCACACTGCCACACGCCATCGTCCTCCAGCATCACGTTCGAGATGGTGAGCGCACCGAGCGATTCCTTCACGAAGCGCACGTCGGCCGTCCGGGCCTTCTTGTCCATCACGTGCACCACCTGGCCATCCTTGAGCCAGACGCTCGACGTGATGTCGGCATCGACCTCACAGTTCAGCCGCACCGTCTCGTGCTGATCGGcgtacaccagcaccacattgTCCTCGACCACATGCTCCTCCGACGGTCCCCGAATGATGGGCCGCAACTGAAGCGCCTGCGGTTCATCCACCGTCGGTTCTCGGCGTGCTTCACGCGCTACCTTCCCCGTCAACTGCTGTccctgctcctggtgctgctgctgttcgacaCTTGTCTCCAGCAGATCCGGTCCATTGAGGAAGATAATTTGTTCGTCAAAGTTGTCGCCAGCGAAGAGGTTACCGTTCGGATCGAGCGTTAGATCCGTGCCGAGCGCTGGCAGTCGGCGGTCATCGACGGGCAGAGTTTCATTCCGCGCCGAGCCCGGCCCTGGATGACCGGTTGCAATGAAAATACTGTCATCCAGCAAATTGAAGCCGTCGATACTGCCTTCAACGTGGtgactggtgatggtggccgcagctgctgctgctacggacGTGATGGAAGCTGGAATGAGTGAGGATGGATGGCCGGTACTGCTCTTCTCTGCGCTGTGGTTTGGTGACTGCGTCGAAGGTGCTATCGTATCGATCGGGGCATCATCACCTGCGGTTGGTTGGGCCAACTGGCCAGCCACGTCCTTCTGCCGTACAACTGATCGACGGTGCCGTTGAGCCGATCGACGATGCCTCCGGTACACGGGATAGTGTTGCCGCTCGACGagttcatcgccatcgtcgaccGGAACGAGGGCCGCCCTCGGTATAAACTCTTTCTCCTCTTTATCCTCTCCCCGCTGGACCTCTTCCAGTCCCTCGAGGATGCTCCTTTCGCTACCTACtacaccactactactgctgctgctgctgctgggccgaCTGTACGGTTCCGCATTGATCTTCGGATTACTGTGGACGCCTCGCGATGATGTCCTTGAATCCGACCACCGGGGTCCATCGCGCTCCAGCGTACTGTGCCGGTTGAAGCGGATGTTGGCGTGGGAGCTGAACTCACTATCATCTAGTATTCGGTGGTACAGATCCTCCAGACTGCTGTcgctgctcggttgctgctgctgctgctgctggtgctgctgtttgtgtccTCGGCCCTCCGGTTCTGGGCTGCCAACTGCCACCGGCAACTGTAGTAGCGAGATCAACGAACCTGCAAggacacaccgagagagagagagaaagagagacacattAGTTGGAGTGAGGGtaagttttaataaaataaagatgGATTATTTGCTAGAAGCAAGTGATTTGAAGAGATCATCAATCCTGGCTGCTCGctgactcgctcgctggccacgTTTGCTTGCTATATTTGACGTGGATTTTCCCGGACGTGGACTTCACGGGAATGGCTAGCGGGGAATCCCAGAGAGACTCGAGATTCGGACACCATAAATCGGGCAGAAGAAATAATTTATCTTCTCCCGGGCACTAAAGTGTATCAAACTGACGCATATTCCGGGGGGGCGTGGGACGGAAGCTCAGCGGAAGACCaagatgaagacgaagacgatgaagcAGAAGTAGAACTTCTTCGAGCAAAAACATGTTTAGTTCCGGCGCCTCCTACCAGCGAGGCCACATTGAAGGGCGATACTGTAACGAAGCCTGCCACGTACGCCACACGCAGAACTAGGATAAACATGTCTTGAAGATGTTTGCCTTCCACTTATCCGCTCCTCCAACTTGGGAGCAGAAGGAATCCGGGAAGCATCCTTCCTTTCCTACCAGCAAGGCACCCACTGCCGCACCGTACAgcataatctatcaaaaggaATCTACGAAATGAACAAAGAAAAGGCGTGGCCGCTATCCAATAAATTTCCCCGGGGCTGTCACTGCCCCTGCCTCTGCGGACCTGACATCGACGGCTGACGACATCGCGACCAAGGACGGGCGACGATCCGGACGTCGCCGAATCCGCCGCCACTAGACACATGGGGGAGAGTTGGAGAAGGAGGATTGAAGGGGTGGTTGgataaaagttttttttttaccgagcGGATGGATGCCTTGGTGGCACTTCCGTTTAGAAGCACGCATCCATAATGTGCCAGTCTGTGCGCGTGCGAGCGCGCCcgactgtgtgtttgtgtatgtctgcaccccccccccccccccccccttcccttccacccaccccatctcggccccaaaaaaggggtacTACGAAATGTCGGTCGAAAGGAAAGGCAGACAAAAActagaaaagggaaaaggagaTGTGctttttttggaggggtgggggatgaaaatggaaacgttGGAAGAGCGGCGTGAGGGAAGTTCGACTGGGAGCCGGTAATGGAGGCTGATGAGTGGTGGGCTGAACCTCAAACCCAGGAAGGGGGGGTGCTAACCGAGGGCTGGTTTTTCATCCGATGGACAACATTTATGCACATGTTGTATTCTCATGCGCTGTTACCGTGTTGGGTACCATACATGAAGAAGCCAGAAGTGGTGCCGAAAACGGGGGAAGGATGGGGTTCCCGTCTTCTTCTGGTCCGAAAGCAAAAGAACATCGCGGCAGAACATCCGGAAAGTGTGGCCCATcacaaaggaaggaaacgcGTTTCAATGAATTGCCAGTggccccagggggggggggaatatgATCGTAAATTGATGCAAATTTATGTTAAATTATGCTCCAAGTTTTTGACTAATTTAAGGGGGCTGCGGAGCCAATTCCAGAGAACAGCTAGCAGGGTAGAAGAACAGTTCTTCGTGGTTCGAGTGTGAGTATGAAGTCGATTCTACAAGAAACTAAAACATGACAGAAGAAGAGTTGCTTGCCAGCTAGTTACCTAGCAAAGGGACGGACGAGAGGTAAAGCAGTAAAGTTCTTCTCCTGAGCTCCCGGTACAAATGACTATTGTAGTCGCGCAAGCTTATCATCTGCCAAAGGATTCGTCCAGTCCTAGATTAGTCGGACgaacgctgacgacgacgacgccctgGTGTCCTGGAGACGGAAAATTCtcaacaaaacgaaacttcGTGTGCGGCAACTTtgccacgagcataagcatacGCTAGTGGTGTCTGCGTTCGAGGAAAAGACACACAATCCAAGAACTAgcgccaccaaacacacagtgTGACAGGACAATTTGCTTGTTCTTCCACTTCGCCCCAGGAATGTCGCTTGCCTTTTTGGTCCCCATCGCCCCTCCGGTTTGGTGTTGAATCGCGGGGCAagcattaaacaaaaaaagaaaccgaaaagaaacaGCATAAATGTCCGAGCGAGCGGGGCCACCGTTGCCAATGACTTTCGAGTTCGAGGAGattcgttctgttccgttcagGCAGGCAGCTCCGCCGGTACAGGCCGGAACTTTAAATGGAGGACTCATACCCCATTCCCAAGCTTCCGGGTCCCTCCGTAGAAGCTAACAATCTGGTTGATACCGAAGGATCTCGACTGAGAGCGGCCGCTCCGTTTCGGGAGCTACTCAGACAAGCCATTCGCTTGTCGCTGGAAGCAACCGAAACGAGCGCGTTTGCGACACAAAACCATTCTCGAAAcatcttgcagcagcaccggcaccggcaccggcaccgggaccgggaccgggaccgggaccgggaccatACCGGAGGCATTTCGTCGTAAAGTTTCTCGAACAActtttttgcttccctttcccgGTGTCCCGAAGTTCTCCTCGAGAGCCTGACTTTCCTCGACAACGgggaacgggggaaaaaaagggaagaagaaagtgcgGCGTGTGTGCGGTGAAGGGCTTCTGCTCGttcgggaaaaaggaagaccTCGCCCCTCGCTGAATGGGCTCGTaaaaatcgaatcattttaTTAGAGGGCAAAAGTCAGAAACACTCGTTAATGTAGGGCGGCGTGACTCAGCGGATGCGCTCGAGTGGTTGAGAACCGCGGGGGTGATGAGGTCGAGGGTACGGGGAGGGATGAGTCGCAAGACGTCGTCGTAGGTTGTGCTGAAGTGTCCTTCTGGTGAGGGATAATTTTCCGCTTGCATGGGGCACCGATGGTGCCCTCTGATGGCAACCAAGTGCCATCTCACGACAAGGACgcgtccgctcgctcgctcgctcgctcgcccgctcgttTGCTGATAAGAGCTCAAACGGCAAACTCTCAAGATGCGCGCCGGGCGCTGGAGATGATGAgggcaatgatgatgaagatgatgaggcgcaagtgatggcgatggcgcagcGATTATTGTCCGATTGTGGCGGTGACATGGTGAAGTGGAATTAACTGAACTTGAGGCATTaaaacctccccctccccggtgtGGGGCCGTGCGAGATTAACCGAACGGATGAGCGACCGATTGAGTGTGATCGGTTACTCGGGCGATTCATTGACTGTGAAGTGGCACTGGGTTTGGTTCAATGCATTCACGTG
Proteins encoded in this region:
- the LOC126576195 gene encoding uncharacterized protein LOC126576195; amino-acid sequence: MIPWLSRRVWIMFLWYLVLKCSLISLLQLPVAVGSPEPEGRGHKQQHQQQQQQQPSSDSSLEDLYHRILDDSEFSSHANIRFNRHSTLERDGPRWSDSRTSSRGVHSNPKINAEPYSRPSSSSSSSSGVVGSERSILEGLEEVQRGEDKEEKEFIPRAALVPVDDGDELVERQHYPVYRRHRRSAQRHRRSVVRQKDVAGQLAQPTAGDDAPIDTIAPSTQSPNHSAEKSSTGHPSSLIPASITSVAAAAAATITSHHVEGSIDGFNLLDDSIFIATGHPGPGSARNETLPVDDRRLPALGTDLTLDPNGNLFAGDNFDEQIIFLNGPDLLETSVEQQQHQEQGQQLTGKVAREARREPTVDEPQALQLRPIIRGPSEEHVVEDNVVLVYADQHETVRLNCEVDADITSSVWLKDGQVVHVMDKKARTADVRFVKESLGALTISNVMLEDDGVWQCEAENARGFFFNGRPIKLIVLDPPKEPYLLIDSRRLDAGNMFIPVKENSELTLACVSEGGNPKPTLTWEVLLSPGIDRHAQKISSEVLELQEIKKEKDKEPYRRNSGAISEVKLPAVFRVHHNARILCIMEHPTLKVRQNASILLDVQYTPSFAITRTPGFGYPLREGIEVSLKCDVDSNPPSTPVWQKDDGDTPVPQIGDGFLNFSSIRREHSGWYKCTSRHLNFQYSSIGYYLSVRYEPVDVTSEPVEQDPPLSPSSSSSSASSSSASSSSSSSSSSSSGSVLNPSSSSGAGTGAVPSGGTSGGSDQTGTNNNFKGGQMEVELGGSVTLQCPQGSLGCWSHLDPVTARLKGLGTGIYTPTGHFSLKDVVYQDAGTYKCVGQSTNNRKKLEVLQTVSIAVKGAPSVSARNTTPVAFPGSPLHLSVEFCANPPAYAARWLHGDRVYTPGNQYGSDVLAYGFIDLPTPFCKEARLTYVHMHEKVPRTFYFIVSSPGGVAEAVFRVNYTLKHKQTTASSGGAGSGTFGSPFSLSSSSSSSSSSSSGTSGGSATSGSNGGYKLNTNTLNTVPGNGLDDDEELMEPEEIHFPSFDRSTAIRSVRFPAPLVTTAIHALLFVHCSFRYLA